Genomic segment of Glutamicibacter sp. JL.03c:
GACTCACCTGCAGCAGGTTGGCCGTGGCATCGAAGACCCGGGTGGCATTCAGCGTGCACACCAGCGGAAGGTAGTTTCCGGTGGCATCGGCAAACCCGGCCACCAGCCCGCTGGTGTCTGCCGACGGGGCATCGGCGACGGCGAAGACCGTGCCGGAAGTGCCCAGGGACATCACCACGTCCCCCACGGCGGCGCCGACCCCTAATCCGGCGGCGGCGTTATCGCCCGCACCGGGACCGATCAGCGCGCCGGTGGCAGTGCGGCCAATGGCTTCCAGCGGGCCCGCGACTATGGGCAGGACCGGGTTGTGCCCCAGATGCTGCTGCAGGGCCTGCAAGTCATAAGAATTCCCGGCAGCCCGGTAGTACCCGGTACCCGAAGCATCGGAGCGGTCGGTGTGCAGTGCGGCCAAGCCCTCTGCGCCGCTGCCCGGGCCGTAGCCAGCCAGGCGCCAGGACAGCCAGTCGTGGGGCAGGCAGACCGCGGCGACCTTGGCCGCATTCTCCGGTTCATTGTCCTTGAGCCAACGAAGCTTGGTCAGGGTGATTGACGAGACTGGCAGGGTGCCGGTGCGACCTGCCCAGTAGGCGGCGCCGGCCTGGCTGTCACCGTCGCCGGCCTCGGCGATGATGTCGCGGGCCGCCTGCGCGCTGCGGGTATCGTTCCACAGCAGCGCAGGGCGGATCACCGCACCGGTGGCATCCAGCACCACCATGCCGTGCTGTTGCCCACCCACCGAGATCGCAGCCACATCATCCAGGCCGCCTGCCTGGCCGATCGCTTCTTGCAGGGCGGTCCACCAGAACTCCGGGTCCACTTCGGTGCCATCCGGGTGGCTGGCGCGTCCGGAGCGGATCAATGCCCCGGTGTCGGCGTCGCGGATGACAACCTTGCAGGACTGGGTGGAGGAGTCGATGCCGGCTACAAGCGTCATAGAGTGTGGCTGCTTTCTACGGTGGGTTCTGGCAGGGCCTAGCGCGAGCCGAGCAGGTGCTCGATGGCCAGCTGGTTCAGGCGGATGAAGGCGAAATTGCGCTGTGCGGCAGCATCGGCATCAAAGCCATGGAAGCTCGCGGAATCAGTCATCAGATCCGCTGCGCTTTCTCCGGCATCCAGGGTGGTTTCGCCCAGTTCGAAGACACCCGCGGTCTTCATGGCTTCCTGTACCTCTGGAT
This window contains:
- a CDS encoding xylulokinase is translated as MTLVAGIDSSTQSCKVVIRDADTGALIRSGRASHPDGTEVDPEFWWTALQEAIGQAGGLDDVAAISVGGQQHGMVVLDATGAVIRPALLWNDTRSAQAARDIIAEAGDGDSQAGAAYWAGRTGTLPVSSITLTKLRWLKDNEPENAAKVAAVCLPHDWLSWRLAGYGPGSGAEGLAALHTDRSDASGTGYYRAAGNSYDLQALQQHLGHNPVLPIVAGPLEAIGRTATGALIGPGAGDNAAAGLGVGAAVGDVVMSLGTSGTVFAVADAPSADTSGLVAGFADATGNYLPLVCTLNATRVFDATANLLQVSLAELNDLALSANPGCDGLTLIPYFDGERTPNLPDATGSLHEITRANYTAPNVARSAVEAIVCSLADGLRALEAQGVHAQRIILVGGGAQSAAVQQIAAQVLGLPILVPAPGEYVADGAARQAAGVLAGAFPQWTQDSTEIPAAETTPHVLERYRSLVSSQWLEK